A region from the Methanomassiliicoccales archaeon genome encodes:
- a CDS encoding dTDP-4-dehydrorhamnose 3,5-epimerase family protein, which produces MMKGLIEGVKVRKLNPVPDERGWLMEMFRSDWEEYESFGQLYVTACYPDVVKGWHYHKLQDDHFICLKGMAKVVLYDPRDDSSTKGKINEFFMGERNFMLLKIPKLVYHGFKGIGGTEALIVNMPTKLYDYKDPDEYRLPYDTPEIPYDWDVKMG; this is translated from the coding sequence ATGATGAAAGGTTTGATAGAAGGGGTCAAGGTGCGCAAGCTGAACCCCGTCCCAGACGAACGGGGATGGCTCATGGAGATGTTCCGCAGCGACTGGGAAGAGTATGAATCGTTCGGACAGCTTTACGTCACAGCCTGCTATCCGGACGTGGTCAAAGGATGGCATTACCATAAACTGCAAGATGACCACTTCATTTGCCTGAAGGGCATGGCCAAGGTCGTTCTGTACGATCCCCGGGATGATTCCTCCACCAAAGGGAAGATCAACGAGTTCTTCATGGGAGAGCGCAATTTCATGCTGCTTAAGATACCCAAGCTGGTCTACCACGGCTTCAAGGGCATCGGCGGCACCGAGGCGCTCATAGTCAACATGCCTACGAAGCTGTACGATTACAAAGATCCGGACGAGTACCGTTTGCCGTACGACACCCCGGAGATACCTTATGATTGGGATGTGAAGATGGGGTGA
- a CDS encoding response regulator, whose protein sequence is MGGKIKLSVLMVEDNIDHVDLCREHMPPEEFDLFVAHNGAECLAAIKSRPYDVVLLDYYLPDTNGMDLLPRVREFQPNAYILFVTALEDPDLSYQALRAGASDYVVKGFGYFRTLRDRIRESMEE, encoded by the coding sequence ATGGGTGGAAAGATCAAACTCTCGGTGCTCATGGTCGAGGACAACATCGACCATGTTGACCTTTGTCGGGAGCATATGCCCCCGGAAGAGTTCGACCTGTTCGTCGCTCATAACGGTGCCGAATGCCTCGCCGCCATCAAAAGCCGCCCCTACGACGTGGTCCTCCTGGACTATTATCTTCCCGATACCAATGGCATGGACCTTCTCCCTCGCGTCAGGGAGTTCCAACCCAACGCGTACATACTTTTCGTAACCGCTTTGGAGGACCCCGACCTAAGCTACCAGGCGTTGCGCGCCGGCGCATCCGATTACGTGGTCAAGGGTTTCGGGTACTTCCGAACCCTGCGCGATCGCATACGGGAATCGATGGAGGAATAA
- the rfbB gene encoding dTDP-glucose 4,6-dehydratase produces the protein MGKRVLVTGGMGFIGSNFVRHMLKVHSDMEIVNLDKLTYAGNPANLEDVKERMTFVHGDICDAELVDGLMADVDQVVHFAAETHVDRSIQDAGSFVTTDVFGTYTLLDAALRHDVDKFIHISTDEVYGEAVDHPSLETDGLFPKSPYAASKAGADRLAYSYYATFGLPVIITRCSNNYGPYQYPEKLIPLFVTNALEGKKLPVYGHGRNTRDWIHVEDHCRAVDTLLSSKGQEGEIFNVGTLEEKSVLQIAAVILDELGMDEDALTFVDDRKGHVARHAVDAGKLEKTTSWRPRQEFDPALRQTIRWYKDHPEWWKPIKNGDFREYYTRTYAAKGPST, from the coding sequence ATGGGCAAGAGAGTACTGGTGACCGGAGGCATGGGCTTCATCGGCAGCAATTTCGTGCGCCACATGCTGAAGGTACACTCCGACATGGAGATCGTCAATCTTGACAAGCTCACCTATGCCGGCAACCCGGCCAACCTCGAGGACGTGAAGGAGCGGATGACCTTCGTTCACGGGGACATATGCGACGCTGAACTGGTCGACGGCCTGATGGCGGACGTGGATCAGGTGGTGCATTTCGCCGCCGAGACGCACGTGGACCGCTCCATACAGGACGCGGGCTCCTTCGTCACCACCGACGTCTTCGGAACCTACACTCTGCTGGATGCGGCACTCCGACACGATGTGGATAAGTTCATTCACATCTCCACCGACGAGGTCTATGGCGAGGCGGTGGACCACCCGTCCCTGGAGACCGATGGATTATTTCCCAAGTCACCCTACGCCGCGAGCAAGGCCGGGGCCGATCGGCTGGCCTATTCGTACTACGCCACCTTCGGACTGCCGGTAATCATCACCCGCTGCTCCAACAACTACGGTCCGTACCAGTACCCGGAGAAGTTGATACCGCTTTTTGTCACCAACGCTCTTGAAGGGAAGAAATTACCCGTCTATGGCCATGGCCGCAACACCCGCGATTGGATACACGTGGAGGACCACTGCCGGGCGGTGGACACGCTGCTGTCGTCGAAAGGGCAAGAGGGCGAGATATTCAACGTAGGAACGCTGGAGGAGAAGAGCGTGCTGCAGATCGCCGCCGTCATACTGGACGAACTTGGTATGGACGAGGACGCCTTGACGTTCGTGGACGATCGCAAAGGCCATGTGGCCAGGCATGCCGTGGATGCGGGGAAACTGGAGAAGACCACTTCCTGGAGGCCCCGGCAGGAGTTCGATCCGGCCCTGCGTCAAACGATACGGTGGTACAAGGACCATCCTGAATGGTGGAAGCCCATAAAGAACGGTGATTTTCGGGAATATTATACCCGAACCTATGCGGCGAAAGGGCCCTCAACCTGA
- a CDS encoding HisA/HisF-related TIM barrel protein — protein MTERVVACQYCGSRRVVPEVIVGGPMAGVDNNSGRSICLDCGRSLVPLDFSGEEERQDFVAKTETEVRDFLHIPIVPVDTWSLFSLPIIDVPLVQVAKVVELEWQNGWNILPGGVPFEAYWKAVGSKRYGAKDVLIMDLAGMQHSRPNFDALKTLMKRKYSIWLEMGVREVHDIFDAFTLGSQNVLIGSMTCRSLGLLEEIIELSDQSIPLLYYDGEVRWGSKHFGPASLTESLDLLFDLGFDRSAVLDLRQLGSKKGFNEGMAEEAISRKIEVLIGGGVRESDLERLKEMGAIGGLLDPFTPVVRDLMASDRPDEKESPVPATVKRESPKGYALDA, from the coding sequence ATGACGGAAAGAGTGGTGGCATGTCAGTACTGCGGCTCACGCCGCGTCGTTCCAGAAGTGATCGTCGGCGGGCCCATGGCCGGCGTGGACAATAATAGCGGCCGCTCCATCTGCCTGGACTGCGGACGTTCCCTGGTCCCCTTGGACTTCAGTGGTGAGGAGGAGCGACAGGACTTCGTCGCCAAGACCGAGACGGAAGTGAGGGACTTTCTGCATATCCCCATCGTTCCAGTGGACACGTGGAGCCTTTTCAGCCTGCCCATCATAGACGTTCCACTGGTACAGGTGGCCAAGGTGGTGGAGCTTGAATGGCAGAACGGATGGAACATCCTTCCTGGAGGAGTTCCCTTCGAAGCCTACTGGAAGGCGGTCGGGTCTAAGCGCTACGGTGCAAAGGACGTTTTGATAATGGACCTGGCTGGGATGCAGCATTCCCGTCCTAACTTCGATGCTCTTAAAACTCTGATGAAAAGAAAGTACTCCATCTGGTTGGAGATGGGAGTGAGGGAGGTGCATGACATCTTCGATGCCTTCACCCTCGGATCGCAGAACGTTCTGATCGGCAGCATGACCTGCCGATCCCTGGGCCTATTGGAGGAGATCATCGAACTGTCGGATCAGAGCATTCCCCTCCTCTACTATGACGGTGAGGTGCGCTGGGGCTCTAAGCATTTCGGCCCAGCTTCACTGACTGAATCGCTGGATCTGCTATTTGACCTGGGCTTTGACCGATCGGCGGTGCTGGACCTCCGACAGCTGGGTTCTAAGAAAGGGTTCAACGAGGGCATGGCCGAGGAAGCGATATCCCGGAAGATCGAGGTCCTGATCGGCGGTGGAGTACGAGAATCGGACCTTGAGAGATTGAAGGAGATGGGAGCGATAGGCGGTCTTCTGGACCCGTTCACCCCGGTAGTGCGGGACCTCATGGCTTCCGATAGGCCCGATGAGAAAGAGAGCCCGGTGCCGGCAACGGTCAAGCGGGAAAGTCCCAAGGGCTACGCCCTAGACGCTTGA
- a CDS encoding flavodoxin family protein codes for MLVLGLNGSPRHPGNTEILLNEALKGTGKDAQIVRFDLAFMDVAPCHACEDCFKDGECVLNDGMGKLYDLLEKADVIIVASPIYFSGMSAQTKCVVDRCQALWARRHILKLNRRPGVGGIILAAAQPQAKFDNALSELRAFLIGIGVRPAGSITVGGLERRGAVTERPEALSQAFSLGQELVRSFNSPGP; via the coding sequence GTGCTGGTGCTGGGCCTTAACGGTAGCCCGCGCCATCCTGGCAATACCGAAATACTTTTGAACGAGGCGCTGAAGGGAACAGGAAAAGACGCCCAAATAGTACGTTTTGATCTGGCATTCATGGATGTGGCGCCTTGCCATGCCTGTGAGGACTGCTTCAAGGACGGGGAGTGCGTGCTCAACGATGGGATGGGCAAGCTCTACGACCTGCTGGAAAAGGCCGATGTGATCATCGTTGCATCACCCATATACTTCTCTGGAATGAGCGCACAGACAAAATGCGTGGTCGATCGTTGCCAGGCGCTATGGGCCCGCCGTCATATTTTGAAGTTGAACAGGCGCCCGGGCGTCGGCGGCATCATCCTGGCCGCGGCGCAGCCCCAGGCCAAGTTCGACAACGCCCTCTCGGAGCTGAGGGCGTTCCTCATCGGTATCGGTGTCCGACCAGCCGGTTCGATCACGGTGGGTGGTCTGGAACGCAGGGGGGCTGTCACTGAGCGACCAGAAGCGTTATCCCAGGCCTTCTCTCTGGGACAGGAGCTGGTCCGGTCGTTCAATTCTCCCGGTCCATGA
- a CDS encoding flavodoxin family protein — translation MKIVFVNGSPRSMGNTGTMLKALAQKAKARGADVTYFEIVDKNVQDCDGCYLCDSEDKCSKDDDMNEAYTLLQEADVFIIGSPIYMGVETGLTKCFVDRLYYLMAKKRIRPGKRAVALFTCGLMDGHMIYGYMHGRFSKLLKQDLGFDEVKTVIVPGMKNSVNVEDSFYAQESLVELEEFIFPAD, via the coding sequence ATGAAGATCGTATTCGTTAACGGCAGTCCCCGTTCCATGGGGAATACTGGCACAATGCTGAAGGCATTAGCGCAAAAAGCCAAGGCTAGAGGGGCCGATGTCACCTACTTCGAGATCGTGGATAAGAACGTCCAGGACTGTGATGGTTGTTATCTCTGCGATAGTGAGGACAAATGCAGCAAGGACGATGACATGAACGAGGCCTATACCCTATTACAGGAGGCGGACGTGTTCATCATCGGTTCACCCATCTATATGGGCGTGGAGACCGGCCTGACCAAATGCTTCGTCGACCGTCTCTATTACCTGATGGCGAAGAAGCGCATTCGACCTGGAAAAAGGGCCGTGGCGCTCTTCACCTGCGGTCTGATGGACGGACACATGATCTATGGCTATATGCACGGGAGGTTCAGCAAGCTCCTGAAGCAGGACCTGGGGTTCGATGAGGTCAAGACCGTCATCGTCCCGGGAATGAAGAACAGCGTGAACGTGGAGGACAGCTTCTACGCCCAGGAATCGCTCGTAGAACTGGAAGAGTTCATATTCCCCGCGGATTGA
- the rfbD gene encoding dTDP-4-dehydrorhamnose reductase has protein sequence MNRVLVVGAAGLLGQYLMKAGKEMGLKMSGTYNSVVPTDTNEMLHMDITDRGRVAEVIEGSRPELLVLSAAMTNVDQCEREPAKAYAVNMEGAFNVAAECKKAGVKLVYISTDYVFNGLKGSHYYEFENPDPLGIYAQSKLEGERVTLDASRSNLVCRVSVVYGWNREGGKQNFVTWVIDSLQKGQGVRLYSDQYVSPTYAPDAAKVILELAVKGAHGTYHTSGPDCLSRYEIGVKVAETFSLDQGLISPVLTEEMPLMAARPPRSCLSVDQAEAELDRSMVNMSQGLTMMRSDRP, from the coding sequence ATGAATAGGGTGTTGGTCGTTGGCGCAGCCGGATTGCTGGGTCAGTACCTCATGAAGGCCGGGAAGGAGATGGGCCTTAAAATGTCCGGTACGTACAACAGCGTCGTCCCGACGGACACCAATGAAATGCTGCATATGGATATCACCGACCGGGGTCGGGTCGCTGAGGTCATCGAAGGTTCTCGACCGGAACTGCTGGTGCTGTCCGCAGCAATGACCAACGTTGACCAGTGCGAGAGAGAGCCGGCCAAGGCGTACGCGGTCAACATGGAAGGGGCGTTCAACGTGGCCGCCGAGTGCAAGAAGGCGGGCGTCAAACTGGTCTACATATCCACCGATTACGTCTTTAACGGTTTGAAAGGAAGTCACTATTACGAGTTCGAAAATCCCGATCCCCTGGGCATCTACGCCCAGAGCAAGTTGGAGGGCGAGAGGGTGACACTGGACGCTTCGAGGTCCAATCTCGTATGCCGGGTTTCCGTGGTCTACGGCTGGAACCGTGAAGGGGGCAAGCAAAACTTCGTCACCTGGGTGATCGACTCGCTCCAGAAGGGACAAGGGGTACGGCTATACAGCGACCAGTATGTCTCCCCCACATACGCTCCCGATGCGGCGAAGGTCATCCTGGAGCTGGCGGTCAAAGGCGCCCATGGAACGTACCACACCAGCGGCCCGGATTGCCTGAGCCGGTATGAGATAGGTGTAAAGGTGGCGGAGACCTTTTCTCTGGACCAGGGATTGATATCTCCGGTCCTCACTGAGGAGATGCCATTGATGGCCGCTAGACCGCCTCGGTCCTGTCTTTCCGTAGACCAGGCCGAGGCCGAGCTGGACCGGTCCATGGTCAACATGTCCCAGGGATTGACGATGATGAGGAGCGATAGACCATGA
- a CDS encoding PrsW family glutamic-type intramembrane protease gives MELWELTAVLLSAIVPSLIYLVWIRNSEIYNRERWGHVLSVFFFGATISILASVLLESLAIEVIRAPGSIFSEGFWNFGPYDPSLEIVVLAVVVAPFVEEWAKGWGVLATRNWIREPEDGLIYGAAAGLGFAAVENIFYNSSSLISGIDVLVASATLRALTSTLLHATASGVLGFGIARKHLLGARGIKASWIPYFLAAVLLHGIFNGFAVAEEVFDDVLVPIIGLIAAFVLVIGMFGWLRRSIQVMDREN, from the coding sequence ATGGAACTTTGGGAATTGACAGCGGTCCTGCTTTCAGCCATCGTGCCTTCCCTGATCTACCTGGTCTGGATCAGGAACTCTGAGATCTATAACCGGGAACGTTGGGGACACGTGCTCTCGGTGTTCTTCTTCGGTGCCACGATATCCATCTTAGCGTCGGTACTGCTGGAGAGCTTGGCCATTGAGGTCATTCGCGCCCCGGGTTCGATATTCTCCGAGGGGTTCTGGAACTTCGGACCGTACGACCCCTCCTTGGAGATAGTGGTCCTGGCAGTGGTCGTCGCCCCATTTGTGGAAGAATGGGCCAAAGGATGGGGTGTGCTGGCAACACGGAATTGGATCCGGGAACCGGAGGACGGTCTGATATACGGCGCCGCGGCCGGACTGGGGTTCGCCGCGGTGGAGAACATCTTCTACAACAGCAGCTCCCTTATCTCGGGGATCGATGTCTTAGTGGCCAGCGCCACTTTGAGGGCCTTGACGTCCACGTTATTGCACGCCACCGCCTCTGGTGTGCTTGGTTTCGGCATAGCCCGAAAGCATCTGTTGGGCGCCCGGGGAATAAAGGCCAGCTGGATCCCTTACTTCCTGGCGGCGGTCCTGCTTCATGGCATCTTCAACGGTTTCGCCGTGGCCGAGGAGGTCTTTGATGACGTCCTGGTCCCGATAATCGGCCTCATAGCCGCATTCGTGCTGGTGATCGGCATGTTCGGCTGGCTCAGGAGAAGCATCCAGGTCATGGACCGGGAGAATTGA